The nucleotide sequence agtattaatattattattatagatttaccaaatcataaaataaaatgctgatACTTAATAGCTTTTTCTATCATTATATCATCAATAATTGATGCGCAATTCTGGGACTAAATGAAAACCCCATTCAATTATTGTTTTCAAGTATTAGGATTCAGGACCATGTTCGAATTCCAGCACAAATAATGAACTAGTTGTTTTGtgggttttattttaaattgatacCTTGAGCTTATTTATTCAAGGTTTCCTCTCTTTGAAAAGCACATCTTTTTTTCCTCGCTCCCAGCTGGATAAAATAGTGACATCTCAGGTTCTTCAAAGTGAGCTGAAGGGAAACAAGATCCATGATGAACATCTGTTTATTGTCACACATCAAGGTGAGTCACACAACACACTAAACTGCCTTTGGGCAAATCAATTTTAGCCTTAGCTTGATCCCCAGTGAACGCTCCCAAAACAGCAGGCAAAATACTTCCACTCCTATTTATAGTGTTGAATGTTGACAACCTTGTCTATTAATTAACTGCAACTAAAAATAGACAAGACTGTGTCAAAAACTTGTTCTTTGTTAACATCAATTTAGCAGATATAAACTATCAAGCATACATGACTCCAGTACTTGAATACACATtatatacacacaataataaattattcaaatgcaatttaatataaAGCTACTTTGACCAAAGATTAAATACACAATATTTCACTCCAAAAATTTTGTGGCATCAATaaatactattatttacttgctcattaaaaaaaatgtatttctcaaCTGCACTTAGAAAGAAAACTGCTCTTGCTATACTATTCTTCTGAACTTCATACATCTATAAGGTTTAAGAGTTCAGTGACCTTTCACATTTACAAGTGTAACAACTTTACATATGTAACCTAAAGAAATAATTAACTCTTTCTCTGTATTGCAGCCTATGAACTGTGGTTTAAACAGGTTCTATGGGAGCTGGACTCAGTGAGAGAAATCTTTATAAGTGGACATGTGAGTTAATTTAGCATCTACAAGACAAACATTCAGGTTAGTTGCGGGTTTTAAGATTTACTGAGTCATGAACAGCTGCAGTGATTTGAGTCACATTTTGTTCCCCTTCAAATTAGTTAGTTTACTTTAAATCCACGTAACaagatacagtatgtttaataaataatatacagtgtAAAACATGTTGAAAAATGGAAATATTACACGTGACGCTGATGAAACTTCAAACTGAAGTTTAGGTGAGATTAGGTGTTGGCTGAAATtatgaatacatttaataaacatcagtaaatgaAACACTAATTCAGCTCCACTAATAATCTACAGCCCAAAATCAAATTCTCTATATTTTATTCCAACTCAACATTTTGTGCTCTTCAGCATCACTTAAAGTTTTTTGTCACCAATGTAATACAGGGATGTACACAGATTGTGGGATAGCTGTCAAAGGTTTCATGTTAAAATCACCTGCGCTCATTGTTTGCTTCTTTAGTAATGATGATGAACAGACCTAACCTTTCTATATGTGCTACATTTTGAAGATGTGCATTACAGCATGAGGCTGCCACCTTCAGTCTAGTTTAAGATATTTCCACCAAGTTAACTCTCACGTATTTTACGAAACACACATATGTGAACTATGTGCACATTTTCTCAGGTTCGTGATGAGAGGAACATGCTCAAAGTTAACACTCGAATTAACAGGATCGTGATGATATTCAGACTATTGCTTGATCAGTTTGCTGTTTTGGAAACTATGACTGCCATAGACTTTTTTGACTTCAGGTAAGATGTATTTCTTGCAAATCATCgatgtctttctgaaacctcgtatgtccaaatttgctgtttatcaGGAAGTGGAAAAAACTGCACTTTTTAGTGTGACTTTTTTAATGTCaatgttgacaagcactttttaatactttttttagtTAGATAttggcaaaacccagtgacaaacaaaaatgactaataataaaataaaaaaatagcctAACAAAAGAATGgagatcagtgttgggtaagttactctgaaaaagtaatgaattactagttactaattacacattcgataatgtaattagattactgtagaagttactctcttcaaaaagtatttaattactaattactttctatatcctacatcaaccttgatgagttaagtgattcaaggatagacatgacacggctcttttaattcattcaaataaataatataaaactacataaaatattattattaattacgaatgtaagaattatacattaaagcaaggattttaaagttagacttacatgatgtcaattcctcttctgcacacacaccttacacaaagtatttagtttaattacatcagaagtaactgtaattaaattacagaaaaaataagagtaatcccttactttgctttttcaagggaaaagtaattaaataacagtaactaattacttggtaactagttacacGCAACACTGATGGAGATAtatccgaggtttcagaagaCATCAGCGAAATTCCGCTATTGTCATAGCTAGATAATTGTTTCTTAATTACAGCAAAAAAGGCAATTCCTGAACATAGCCTATATCATTTCCTACATAACAGAATTTCTTAGATAAAACAGATAAGCTATTGGATATAGTGCATACTGACACTCTGGAGAGGAGCCACAAGTAACTAGGAGTAAATAGGAGTTTGATGATACTAATTTGTTAAATCAAAATCAATGGTTGTGTTTAACATAATTGCATTTAGCTCGATTGatctgtgtgcgtttgtgttcaGGGAATATCTCTCGCCAGCTTCGGGTTTCCAGAGTCTACAGTTTCGACTTTTGGAAAACAAGATTGGGGTCCCACACAACCAGAGGGTTCCCTACAACAGAAGACATTACCGAGACAATTTCCGTGGCGAGGAGAGCGAGCTGCTCATCCGCTCAGAGCAGGAACTCACTCTGCTTCAGTTAGTCGAGGTAGGCCTACACGACACCAACACCAGAGGAAATGGCATTACTACAACAACAACCAGCACTGAGACGCAATATTAACAGTATCACAGTATCACAGTAATGCAAATAAGAAAGTCAGCAGCTTTAACTTACTGGACTTCTTTGCAGGTGATTGGTATTcataaagtaaaatggtgcatgGCCAAGATTGTTTTTTGTACAGTAACGTGAAATGAATCGCTGATTAACATTTCTCATAAGCAATCGATGTTTCTCAGCAATGGCTGGAGAGAACTCCTGGCTTGGAGGAAGACGGCTTTAATTTCTTTGGGAAATTGCAAACCAATATTTTCAAGGGACTCGatggagaaaaagagaaaatcgAGGTTTGTGAAAGATCCCTTGACAATTTCACAGCGTTCTCTGTTGTGAGAGAATGAAAAGCACGTCTGACAATTTATGCTGCGTTTTAATAGCAAAACCCAGAGACGAAAGAAGAGATGATGGCAGAGTTCATTAAGCACA is from Triplophysa rosa linkage group LG13, Trosa_1v2, whole genome shotgun sequence and encodes:
- the tdo2a gene encoding tryptophan 2,3-dioxygenase A; this encodes MEFTGYRVHPPSSSIQHLTEDENNDSQTGVNKASKGGLIYGDYLQLDKIVTSQVLQSELKGNKIHDEHLFIVTHQAYELWFKQVLWELDSVREIFISGHVRDERNMLKVNTRINRIVMIFRLLLDQFAVLETMTAIDFFDFREYLSPASGFQSLQFRLLENKIGVPHNQRVPYNRRHYRDNFRGEESELLIRSEQELTLLQLVEQWLERTPGLEEDGFNFFGKLQTNIFKGLDGEKEKIEQNPETKEEMMAEFIKHRDVFLSLFDEKRHDHLLSTGQRRLSYKALQGALMIYFYREEPRFQVPFQLLTSLMDIDTLMTKWRYNHVCMVHRMLGSKAGTGGSSGYQYLRSTVSDRYKVFVDLFNLATFLVPREWVPKLNPTEHSFLYTAECCDSSYCSSDDSD